In the genome of Flexistipes sinusarabici DSM 4947, one region contains:
- the dnaN gene encoding DNA polymerase III subunit beta: MQFSIIKENILPLIQHANNFTSSKGINTILENILIEAEEEEIQLKASNTHMGFSAKIKANIEETGTTTVSCKKLHDIIKELPNAAVIDFKYDGSKLKLTSGKSKFTLSTIEPEFFPTMTPITPEYRIKMKSESLEKLLQKTIFCISNDPSKTEYTGAHFKVFGNKLEIGSADFQRIATAETLFDEEFSDEFTINIPKKTAIEVSKLLDLDDEVEIETDKKQVQFKIDNIVVYSKLIEKFIKNIGSLFKTNYPISARIPTRQFEEVVRRISTITSEVSRGIVLSFNENALNIFSLETEYGQGNEIIDGVELEGESIDIIFNSKLLLEIINHIDSEFFTIKMIGRKNPAIIVPENGKYQYLLVAISIDRY, translated from the coding sequence ATGCAATTCAGCATAATTAAAGAAAATATTCTTCCATTAATTCAACATGCAAACAATTTTACAAGCTCCAAAGGAATTAATACAATACTGGAAAATATACTTATCGAAGCAGAAGAAGAAGAAATCCAATTAAAGGCGTCCAATACCCACATGGGTTTTTCAGCCAAAATAAAAGCAAATATAGAAGAAACAGGCACAACAACAGTATCATGCAAAAAACTACACGATATTATAAAAGAACTTCCAAATGCAGCTGTAATAGATTTTAAATATGACGGAAGCAAGTTAAAACTTACCTCCGGGAAGTCCAAATTCACACTTTCCACAATAGAACCGGAATTTTTCCCCACAATGACACCTATTACCCCTGAATACAGAATAAAAATGAAGAGTGAATCTCTTGAAAAGCTACTACAAAAAACAATTTTCTGCATATCAAACGATCCATCAAAAACAGAATATACCGGTGCTCATTTTAAAGTATTCGGTAATAAACTTGAAATAGGTTCGGCTGATTTCCAAAGAATAGCAACAGCGGAAACCTTATTTGACGAGGAATTCAGTGATGAGTTTACCATAAATATTCCCAAAAAAACAGCCATTGAGGTTTCAAAACTTCTGGATTTAGATGATGAAGTCGAAATTGAAACCGATAAGAAACAGGTACAGTTTAAAATAGATAATATTGTTGTTTATTCAAAGCTTATCGAAAAATTTATCAAGAACATTGGTTCACTCTTCAAAACAAATTACCCCATATCAGCAAGAATTCCAACAAGGCAGTTTGAGGAGGTTGTTAGAAGAATATCCACAATTACAAGTGAAGTTTCCAGAGGTATAGTACTTTCTTTTAATGAAAACGCTTTAAATATTTTCAGCCTTGAAACCGAATATGGTCAGGGGAATGAAATAATTGATGGAGTTGAATTAGAAGGTGAATCAATTGATATAATATTTAATTCAAAACTTCTGCTGGAAATTATAAATCATATTGATTCTGAATTTTTCACAATAAAAATGATCGGAAGAAAAAATCCGGCAATTATAGTACCTGAAAACGGTAAATATCAATACCTGCTTGTTGCTATATCAATAGACAGATATTAG